In Trifolium pratense cultivar HEN17-A07 linkage group LG7, ARS_RC_1.1, whole genome shotgun sequence, a genomic segment contains:
- the LOC123900124 gene encoding protein PHOTOPERIOD-INDEPENDENT EARLY FLOWERING 1 isoform X3 translates to MASKGPRSKVDPEYKAKRQKAVEAPREPRRPKTHWDHVLEEMVWLSKDFESERKWKLAQAKKVSLKASKGMLDQATRGEKKMKEEEQRLRKVALNISKDVKKFWTKIEKLVLYKHQMELDEKKKKALDKQLEFLLGQTERYSTMLAENLVDAHTPAEKISAEHHMSIQCKDIDGDIINEPKEANVAEYQSDAPDHDEEYDVQSDDVSDDDEQTLEEDEALITKEERQEELAALQNEMDLPIEELLKRYAGDKGESAKHESSPECSEDGGNVVRTGDAVDQEELLSENGDHISIRKIGTNDSSMVPGRRCDDSNGDAATPTNNQSQNGDHQSENLKEVPTETAKENVPFDFSDEEEDGDFLSGTEDKDDETTLSEEEKLDRVDAIDPKDEIALLQKESDMPVEELLARYKKDLSDDEDQEDESDYASASSEDHQNSSVHDDAEQKDPAVSVDEDMKSGEQLATIQTQAEEQGEAPCENSEERESEDIIADAAAAARSAQPTGNTFSTTKVRTKSPFLLKYTLREYQHIGLDWLVTMYEKKLNGILADEMGLGKTIMTIALLAHLACEKGIWGPHLIVVPTSVMLNWETEFLKWCPAFKILTYFGSAKERKHKRQGWLKPNSFHVCITTYRLVIQDSKVFKRKKWKYLILDEAHLIKNWKSQRWQTLLNFNSKRRILLTGTPLQNDLMELWSLMHFLMPHVFQSHQEFKDWFSNPISGMVEGEEKVNKEVVDRLHNVLRPFLLRRLKRDVEKQLPMKVEHVIYCRLSKRQRNLYEDFIASSETQATLANANFFGMIGVIMQLRKVCNHPDLFEGRPIVSSFDMCRIDIQLSSSICSMLLPSSFSTVDLEGLGLLFTHLDYGMTSWESDEVQAIETPATLIMERTDMADLEVIKPGLKCQKKPHGTNIFEEIQRAIWEERIREAKERAEAIAWWNSLRCKKRPIYSTTLRDFVTIRHPVYDIHQKKANPVSYLFPSKLADIVLSPVERFQRMIDVVESFMFAIPAARASPPVCWCSKSETTVFLKPSYKQRCSDILSPLLSPIRPAIVRRQVYFPDRRLIQFDCGKLQELAILLRKLKSEGHRALIFTQMTKMLDILEAFINLYGYTYMRLDGSTQPEERQTLMQRFNTNPKFFLFILSTRSGGVGINLVGADTVIFYDSDWNPAMDQQAQDRCHRIGQTREVHIYRLISESTIEENILKKAKQKRALDDLVIQSGGYNTEFFKKLDPMELFSGHQTLSIKDTQKEKNQNSGEVSVTNADVEAALKHVEDEADYMALKKVELEEAVDNQEFTEEASGRLEEDEYVNEDDDPQELGDSVSTLSKENTLMLNGADLMEDKPPSIVAKEDDVDMLEDVKQMAEAAAAAGQALSAFENELRPIDRYAIRFLEMWDPIIDKAALESEVRIEDTEWELDRIERYKEEMEAEIDEDEEPLVYESWDADFATTAYRQQVEALAQHQLMEELEYEAKLKEEAEEEKKTPAPSVSKPKPKKKPKKAKFKSLKKGSLTTGLRTVKDELRAVPMAIDDDVATSLDFVSPSSSTHKKRKKSKLTTDGEEEKRFKKSKKYKRDPHDIYDSDLDSNSLDMQQDDHAESDPCKSLVVLEPKTVGRSKMGGKISITPMPVKRVFMIKSEKLKKGNIWYKDCIPSADFWLPQEDAVLCAVVHEYGPNWSFVSEILHNMTAGGAYRGIYRHPVHCCERFRELFQKYVLFSMDNANHEKINNTCSGKALKVTEDNIRMLLDVASEQANRELLLQKHFFALLSTVWKAAHVDRRQNLHATCNGLYFDQSFFSSIGQHSQNPLNKPSERMTFANSAQSKMLLAAALDDFGSRPENDKIVLSNQGKDMLVTEDQVDITLEFPKEESDSLSSFPSVIKLSIKGDEAPPSLNKHTRSHHLKHCSAAAENRFREVAKACEEDSSRWASSAFPTNDARSRPGSRVQSSGKQRSSISDVIKPSRSKTKRPSVDSSELHRHQTGPLFPPMPSLQEPTLDLPSSTVDNFGFDMESDFPFDLNGESSLEREDFGLVPHDYIAELISGLDDCTTFPEYTDIR, encoded by the exons ATGGCGTCTAAAGGTCCAAGGTCTAAGGTTGATCCTGAGTATAAAGCTAAACGGCAAAAG GCTGTTGAAGCTCCACGGGAGCCTAGACGACCCAAAACTCATTGGGACCATGTCTTAGAAGAGATGGTGTGGCTATCAAAG GACTTTGAGTCAGAGAGGAAATGGAAATTAGCTCAGGCGAAGAAAGTTTCTTTAAAAGCCAGCAAAGGCATGTTAGATCAGGCTACAAGAGGTGAAAAGAAGATGAAG GAAGAAGAGCAGCGGTTAAGAAAAGTTGCACTAAATATTTCCAAGGATGTTAAGAAATTTTGGACAAAAATAGAAAAGCTG GTTCTTTACAAGCATCAAATGGAACTCGacgagaagaagaaaaaggcaCTGGACAAACAGCTTGAGTTTCTTTTAGGTCAAACTGAGAG ATATTCAACTATGTTGGCCGAGAATCTTGTGGATGCTCATACACCAGCAGAGAAAATTTCTGCAGAGCATCACATGAGTATTCAATGCAAAGATATAGACGGAGATATTATCAATGAACCTAAGGAAGCCAATGTTG CAGAGTATCAATCCGATGCACCTGATCACGATGAAGAATATGATGTACAATCTGATGATGTATCG GATGATGACGAGCAAACCCTCGAGGAGGATGAGGCTCTTATAACTAAAGAAGAAAGGCAAGAGGAATTGGCAGCTTTGCAAAATGAAATGGATCTTCCAATTGAGGAGTTACTCAAACGTTATGCTGGAGATAAAG GAGAATCGGCAAAGCATGAAAGTAGTCCAGAGTGTAGTGAAGATGGTGGAAATGTAGTTAGAACTGGTGATGCTGTTGATCAGGAAGAACTATTATCAG AAAATGGAGATCATATATCTATCAGAAAAATAGGTACAAACGACTCCAGCATGGTCCCTGGTCGACGTTGT GATGACAGTAACGGTGATGCAGCTACACCAACAAACAATCAATCTCAAAATGGCGACCATCAATCTGAAAATCTTAAAGAGGTTCCTACTGAGACGGCCAAAGAAAATGTTCCATTTGATTTTTCTGACGAAGAG GAAGACGGTGACTTTTTGTCTGGCACAGAGGATAAG GATGATGAAACAACCTTATCTGAGGAAGAAAAACTGGACAGAGTTGATGCAATTGATCCAAAGGATGAG ATTGCATTACTACAAAAAGAGAGTGACATGCCGGTTGAGGAACTGCTTGCAAGGTATAAAAAG GACCTGAGTGATGATGAGGATCAGGAAGATGAGTCAGATTATGCTTCTGCTTCATCAGAAGACCATCAGAACTCATCAGTCCATGATGATGCTGAGCAGAAGGATCCGGCTGTTTCTGTGGATGAAGATATGAAGTCCGGTGAGCAACTGGCTACCATACAGACGCAGGCAGAAGAACAGGGGGAAGCACCATGTGAAAATTCAGAGGAAAGAGAAAGTGAGGATATAATTGCTGATGCAGCTGCTGCTGCAAGATCAGCACAACCAACTGGAAACACCTTCTCCACAACTAAAGTGCGTACAAAATCCCCCTTTCTACTCAAGTACACTCTTCGTGAATATCAACATATTGGATTGGATTGGCTCGTCACAATGTATGAAAAAAAGCTGAATGGAATTTTGGCGGATGAAATGGGGCTTGGAAAAACTATTATGACTATAGCTTTGCTTGCACATCTTGCCTGTGAAAAGGGAATTTGGGGTCCACATCTAATTGTGGTCCCAACTAGTGTGATGCTTAACTGGGAGACTGAATTTCTGAAATGGTGTCCTGCGTTTAAAATTTTGACATATTTTGGAAGCGCAAAGGAGCGAAAACATAAAAGACAAGGATGGTTAAAACCAAACTCATTTCATGTATGCATAACAACTTATAGATTGGTTATTCAGGATTCCAAAGTTTTCAAGCGCAAAAAGTGGAAATACTTGATCTTAGATGAGGCACACCTCATTAAAAACTGGAAATCACAAAGGTGGCAGACACTGCTGAATTTCAATTCTAAACGACGGATTCTGTTGACTGGTACACCGCTACAGAATGATCTCATGGAACTATGGTCTCTCATGCATTTCTTGATGCCCCATGTTTTCCAGTCACACCAAGAGTTTAAGGATTGGTTTAGTAATCCTATATCTGGGATGGTGGAGGGAGAGGAAAAAGTTAATAAAGAGGTTGTTGATCGCCTGCATAATGTCCTTCGTCCATTCTTACTCCGTCGATTAAAGAGAGATGTAGAAAAGCAACTTCCCATGAAAGTTGAGCATGTCATATACTGTAGGCTGTCAAAGAGGCAGAGAAATTTGTACGAGGATTTTATTGCTAGCTCAGAGACTCAAGCTACTCTTGCAAATGCCAATTTTTTTGGGATGATTGGTGTTATCATGCAACTTCGCAAGGTTTGTAATCATCCTGACCTATTTGAGGGTCGTCCAATCGTCAGTTCTTTTGATATGTGTCGGATTGATATTCAGTTAAGTTCTTCTATTTGCTCCATGCTCTTGCCTAGCTCCTTTTCGACAGTTGACTTAGAAGGGTTGGGTCTTTTATTTACTCATCTTGATTATGGCATGACTTCTTGGGAGAGTGATGAAGTGCAAGCCATTGAGACCCCTGCTACTTTAATTATGGAACGCACTGATATGGCTGACCTGGAAGTAATTAAGCCTGGACTGAAATGTCAGAAAAAGCCTCATGGAACAAACATTTTCGAAGAGATTCAAAGGGCAATTTGGGAGGAGAGGATAAGAGAGGCAAAGGAACGTGCGGAAGCTATTGCATGGTGGAACTCCTTGAGGTGTAAAAAAAGACCCATCTACTCAACGACTCTAAGGGACTTTGTTACCATAAGGCATCCTGTATATGATATTCATCAAAAGAAGGCAAACCCTGTTTCATACTTGTTCCCATCAAAACTGGCAGACATTGTTCTCTCTCCAGTTGAACGATTTCAAAGGATGATTGACGTGGTTGAAAGTTTCATGTTTGCAATTCCTGCTGCCCGAGCATCCCCTCCTGTTTGCTGGTGCAGTAAAAGCGAGACAACTGTGTTTCTGAAGCCATCTTACAAGCAGCGATGCTCTGATATTCTGTCTCCACTATTGTCACCAATCAGGCCCGCAATTGTTCGTCGGCAAGTATATTTCCCAGATAGGCGACTTATACAATTCGACTGTGGAAAATTGCAGGAGCTAGCAATTTTGCTGAGGAAATTAAAATCAGAAGGTCACCGAGCTCTGATATTCACTCAGATGACTAAGATGCTTGACATATTAGAAGCGTTCATTAATTTGTATGGTTATACTTACATGCGGTTAGATGGATCAACCCAACCAGAGGAGAGGCAGACATTAATGCAGCGTTTTAACACAAACcccaaattttttcttttcatcttgTCAACTCGCAGTGGGGGTGTTGGTATCAATCTAGTTGGAGCTGACAcggttattttttatgatagtGACTGGAATCCTGCTATGGATCAACAGGCTCAAGATCGGTGCCACAGAATTGGCCAGACACGTGAAGTGCATATATATCGATTGATTAGTGAAAGCACCATTGAGGAGAATATTTTGAAGAAAGCAAAGCAAAAGCGAGCGCTTGATGATTTAGTTATACAAAGTGGGGGATATAATACTGAGTTCTTTAAGAAGCTTGATCCTATGGAACTGTTTTCAGGTCATCAAACACTTTCAATTAAAGACACGCAGAAGGAGAAAAACCAGAACAGTGGAGAAGTTTCTGTAACTAATGCAGATGTGGAAGCTGCATTAAAACATGTAGAAGATGAGGCAGATTATATGGCACTAAAGAAAGTTGAACTGGAAGAAGCTGTGGATAATCAGGAATTCACAGAAGAAGCCAGTGGGAGACTTGAAGAGGATGAGTATGTAAATGAGGATGATGACCCTCAAGAATTAGGTGACTCTGTTTCCACTTTGAGTAAAGAGAATACATTAATGCTAAATGGAGCTGATCTTATGGAAGATAAACCCCCCTCTATTGTTGCCAAAGAAGATGATGTTGACATGCTGGAAGATGTGAAACAGATGGCAGAAGCTGCAGCTGCAGCAGGACAGGCTTTATCAGCCTTTGAAAATGAGCTACGCCCTATTGATCGATATGCCATTCGTTTTCTAGAGATGTGGGATCCAATTATAGATAAAGCAGCCTTGGAATCTGAAGTCAGGATTGAGGACACTGAATGGGAATTGGATCGCATCGAAAGGTATAAGGAGGAGATGGAGGCCGAAATTGACGAAGATGAAGAGCCTCTTGTATATGAAA GCTGGGATGCAGATTTTGCAACAACGGCTTATCGACAGCAAGTAGAAGCCTTGGCTCAACATCAG TTAATGGAGGAACTTGAATATGAAGCTAAACTGAAAGAGGAagctgaagaagaaaaaaa GACTCCGGCACCAAGTGTTTCAAAGCCCAAGCCTAAAAAGAAACCCAAGAAAGCAAAGTTCAAATCTCTGAAGAAAGGATCTTTAACCACTGGCTTAAGAACTGTGAAAGACGAGCTACGAGCAGTGCCAATGGCCATAGATGATGATGTTGCCACTAGCCTTGATTTTGTGTCTCCAAGTTCGAGTACACATAAAAAGCGTAAGAAGTCTAAATTAACAACTGATGgtgaagaagaaaagagattTAAGAAGTCCAAAAAGTACAAGAGGGATCCTCATGACATTTATGATTCAGATTTAGACTCCAACTCATTAGATATGCAGCAGGATGATCATGCAGAATCAGATCCATGTAAAAGTCTGGTTGTGTTGGAACCGAAAACAGTTGGCAGGAGTAAGATGGGAGGAAAAATATCCATCACTCCAATGCCTGTGAAACGGGTCTTTATGATAAAATCAGAAAAATTGAAGAAGGGAAATATTTGGTACAAAGATTGTATTCCATCAGCTGATTTTTGGCTGCCTCAGGAGGATGCAGTATTGTGTGCAGTTGTTCATGAATATGGTCCTAACTGGAGCTTTGTTAGTGAAATACTTCATAACATGACTGCTGGTGGGGCATATAGGGGGATATATCGTCATCCTGTCCATTGCTGTGAGAGGTTCAGAGAATTATTCCAAAAATACGTCTTGTTCTCTATGGATAATGCAAATCATGAGAAAATCAACAATACATGCTCTGGAAAGGCTCTTAAAGTAACAGAG GATAACATTCGAATGTTGTTAGATGTTGCTTCTGAGCAGGCAAATAGAGAGTTATTACTGCAGAAACACTTTTTTGCATTGCTTTCTACTGTCTGGAAAGCGGCACATGTTGACCGTAGACAAAATCTACACGCCACTTGCAACGGTCTCTATTTCGACCAGAGTTTCTTCTCTTCAATTGGCCAGCATTCACAAAATCCCCTGAACAAACCCTCTGAAAGGATGACATTTGCTAATTCGGCCCAGAGCAAAATGTTATTGGCAGCTGCACTGGATGACTTTGGAAGTAGGCCAGAGAATGACAAAATAGTCCTCTCTAACCAGGGTAAAGATATGCTGGTGACTGAAGATCAGGTGGATATAACTCTGGAGTTCCCGAAAGAGGAAAGTGATTCATTATCCTCATTTCCATCTGTTATAAAGTTATCAATAAAAGGGGATGAAGCACCACCTTCTTTAAATAAGCACACAAGAAGTCATCATCTTAAACATTGTTCCGCTGCTGCTGAGAATCGTTTCAG GGAGGTAGCAAAAGCTTGTGAAGAAGACAGTTCTCGATGGGCTTCATCAGCATTCCCAACAAATGATGCAAGGTCTCGACCTGGATCCAGGGTACAATCTTCTGGAAAGCAAAGGTCTTCCATCTCGGACGTTATTAAGCCATCTAGATCAAAGACCAAAAGACCTTCAGTGGATTCTAGTGAATTGCACCGCCATCAGACTGGTCCGTTATTCCCGCCAATGCCGTCGCTTCAGGAACCGACTTTGGATCTCCCTTCATCTACTGTGGACAATTTTGGATTTGACATGGAGAGCGATTTTCCCTTTGATTTGAATGGGGAAAGTTCACTGGAAAGGGAGGATTTTGGATTGGTCCCACATGATTATATAGCTGAGTTAATCTCAGGGCTTGATGATTGTACTACATTCCCTGAATATACTGATATTAGATAA